The Paramormyrops kingsleyae isolate MSU_618 chromosome 12, PKINGS_0.4, whole genome shotgun sequence region TTGTCTTTGACGATGTGTGtttctcagtgtgtgtgtatgtgtgtgtgtgtgtgtgtgtgtgtgtgtgctctgtgatcgGTGACGGAGTGAGGTGGGATCACAGCAGCGCCCCCTAGGATGGCCATAGCATCCCCATGTGAACCGAGAGAATTTGAAATTTATAGGGAATAACgtgtggttagggttagggctgctCAGCCTTTCTGAGGGGGCGCCAACTTAGCGagcaatttcactttgtctcaggcAGGGGGCGCCGGCAGTGAAGCTGGTTTAGGGCACCACATGGGCTTCGTccggtactgtgtgtgtgtgtgtgtgtgtgtgcatgtgtgtgtatgtgtgcacgcTCCAGATGCTGTGGTAAACGTACCTGTTTCCCCAGCAGAGTTCCCCACACCAAAGACGGAGCTGGTGCAGAGGTTCGAAGTGCTGTATCTGGGCATGATGCCTGTGGCCAGACCCATAGGTGAGCTGCACccacagcagggggcgctagaCACATAAGTAGCTATTTTCTGCTGTGCGTTAGATCGCAGGCCTCAGCCTCTCCTGAACGTCGGGCTGAACGCGCATCTCTCCACAGGAATGGACATCCTCAACGGGGCCATAGACAGCCTGATGTCTTCCTCCGGGAAGGAGGACTGGACGCCCGTCATCCTGAACGTGGCCGACGCCACGGTCACCATCATGAAGGAGAAGGTGAGGCGATGGCCGGGACATCGTCATGCTCTTAAGGGTTACATCATCGGCATGTCCTTACCAGAGGCGGAACTGGCCTGTTAACAAAGATCGCAAGAGGTTTAGTGCGTTTGGGCGCTATGCCtgcgatcagaaggtcaccggttcaaatcccgtgatcggtgatgtcaccactggacccctgagcgaggcccttgacccccatctgttccagggacagtctgaccctgctttctcaaatgtacattgttttggataaaaagcatctgttaaataaataaatgcgaATAAAATGAGAAGCTCTGAGCCAGTGCATGTGCTGCGTTTTCTCTGAGGGCCCGGCATTCCCTCATTTCAAAGGGCTCAGTCCATTTTATCATCGCAGTCTGGAAATGTATTCAAGTGACCTGGCAGCATTGCAGCAGAGAGCTGGTTCTGAGGTGACGTGGTTAAGTAGAAGGTTGAGGAAAGTGCAAACAATGGAGGTGTTTCTGCTCCCCGCAGGACGATGAGGAGGTGCTGGTGGAGTGCCGCGTGCGCTTCCTCTCCTTCATGGGCGTCGGCCACGACATCCACAACTTCGCCTTCATCATGGACTCGGGCAGCCGCCACTTTGAATGCCATGTGTTCTGGTGCGACCCAAACGCGGGCAGCGTGTCGGAGGCCGTGCAGGCGGCATGCATGGTGAGCTCCTGCCCCACCCGGCCCCAGGGGGACCGATTCACTCCTGCTCCTCCGGTCCTGCTCCCCATTTGGTCTCGCTCCCCCAGTCCTGATCCTCTGGCCCGGCTCCTGATCCGGTCGCTCTCCCGATCCAGTCCGCATATTCAGCAGATCCTGCTAGCCTGTCTCCCCAGAGCTGTCAGCTTAATTCACACATTAATTGTGGATTATTCCCATCTGATAAGCGCGTGTCATCTTAGATCAGGCTTTTTTTCATACACCAGTAAGTTATGAGGCTCTGTGTAAATATAGATGTCCGGCCTCATCCTCTGTCTCCTGGTTTGTGTTTCGACTCTGTCTGCTAAGAATCCCTGTCCAATCAGGCGAGTCCGCGTCCCTCTGTGAGCTCTAGCCCCCATTAGCAGGGGATTATAGTGTTCCCGCCTTTGGTCTGAGCCAGTTCAGTTtaaggtgacccccccccccttcctttctCCCCCACAGCTTCGCTACCAGAAATGTTTGGTTGCCCGGCCGCCACCACAGAAGGCCTGCTcgacggcgcccccctctgactccGTCACCCGGCGTGTGACCACCAGCGTGAAGCGGGGGGTACTATCCCTCATTGACACTTTGAAACAGAAGAAGCCTGTCCCGGAACTGCCTCAGTAGGGGGCAGAATGACCTCAGGACGGCGACTGGAGGTGATGACTGCGTCCATAAGCGCCAGTGATTAACTGCATAACCGGACTTTGGTGAAGAAAATCATCTTGTATGTGATGAACCAAAGGGTGCACATGTATAGTGTCACCTGTCGCCTGTCTGTTCTCCGTAACTCCGCCTTTGCGGTTTCTTCCTGTCCTATGGGCCTGCCCTTCAGCATGTGTGGCCACACCCACTCCCATCAGGCCACACCCACTTCCGTCTGGCCCCACCCTTACATGTCACACGATGGAAGTGCATGACCACGTGTTAAAAGGGACTTCATGTCCGCTTCTCTTATATATACTGGATGTCCCGTGTAGCGCAGTCTCTCCTGTCCCTTATTGTTATCTGACGGAATCGTACGGCCTTCTGCAGCTCGTTGCTGTGTCGCCTTCGATCCACCAAAGTCGAGACGTCTTCTAAGCTCTGTCCGTCTCTCCGTTTGTGACCCCCTTTGTCCTGAGTGGGGTGCAGTGCCTGTTTTGGTTGTGGACGTGTCCCATGTCGGTCAGGACGCCGGCACAGCGGTGAACACTGAGACTGGGTTTTCCCCACATGCAGCTGGGGGGGAGGAATCCACACACATCACTCAGAACGGACGTGACATCTGTCAGCATTTTAATCCGGTGTCTGTCTTTAATTTTAATCTCACTGGTGTGTCTGGTGTCTTTGAACGGGAAAGGCCACTGTACTGAGTCTTTGGGAGTTTCTGTTCCGTCGCGTACGGCTTGTGACACTGTATCCGATGTCCATTAATATGAACTGTCAcaggttttatatatatataaaaaaaaacacttgcagaaacTGCTTCAGTCTGGCCGCCGCATTAACAACCCCCATCTtgctcacccccacccccatctacCCTGGATGAAAAATAGGTCAGCGGCAGCCAtttgtctgtatatatatatatatatatatgtataaacatATGATTTTTCCATACATTTATCACTTTATAAgccatttttaattataatttttgtctctttaaaaaacattgttGAACACTTTATTCTTGCCAAAGTTCACACCCTCAATgtatgtgttgtgtgtgtgtgtatatatatatatatatatatatatatatatatgtatgtatatatatatatatataatggggGAGAGAAAACAAAAGGGACAAATCGCATCTGGTTTTATTCAACTGTGGATTGGCCAATTAGGTGTCGTGACACTTAGATGTTAACGAATCGTGATCTATGCATTATTCTTCGCCTTTTCCTTTCTCAAAGGCAGGTTCCTAGCTATAGCTTGCCTCGCATGTcctgggacaaaaaaaaaaaggtccagTTTTTTTAAAGATGTATTTATTCggttttatataaaaatgtcacGTTTTCGCTGTTTATTCCTGTCTGACGTTTTGCTCAGCCGTACCGACGAATTAGCCGGTAGTAATGAAAGCCTTCGTCTAAATCTGTATCGGCCTTCTGAGGAAAACGGACTCAGGGATAAAACGAATTTAAAGACATTTCTGGCCCGAGGATTCAGGTGGTGTCACTGAAACAGTCTTCATGGCCAAAAACGACTGTGGATAGaaaccaggaaaaaaatactATGTGATAAAACATATCAAAACATTGGTTTGATGTTCAAATACTCTGGGGCAGGAGTTGCTTTTGGTCACATTTGACGGCTCATCATCTGCTTTTTTGGGGGGCTGgttacacacaaaaaaaaaaggcctaATGTTGAGTCCTCAGAAAGTTTGACTACAGGCAATGTTAATTCTGTAATATATTTCTGTTTCAAACAAGAActaaatctgcttattgtttgaAACCAGCTGAACCAGCAGTAACATCATATCTTCAAACTGTGCAGAGCAAAGCCACGTTGGGCCGTGTACCAGCTGGCTGTACCAGTGACTAAACCCAAGGCTTGGCTCCTCTGCGCCTCCTATTGTTCTGATGTGGTAGTGCGGCTGGCTCACTTCAGAAAACCCACGATACAGACGCACAGTCGCGCAGAGTGGAATGCGACAGGCATGTCTGATGTTCACTAACTTCCCGCTGTCTAAATGTAACCTGTTGTGAGAATAAAGTGTGTATTAAACCTCAGAGCCTCTGCTTCTATCTGCCCCATATGGGGTATCATTCGGGGGACGTGCATTTTGATGTGCAGCTTCTATCTCCCCAAAGAAAGAAACCACGAGATATGTAACATCCAGGGACGGGTATGCTGTTTCTGGGGCCCCCACTCAGAAAGTCACTCTTTGGGGCCGGCCAGTGTAGTACCTATTtgtgaccaacagggggcacgAATGCGTGGTTTAAGTGGTGGTGCGGTTTACTGACATGGATTGCCGTTGCTCAGAAATCGATGAGTCAGCTCTCGGTACGCGGCAATGCCAGTGAGAGCGGAGCTCATGTTGTCCACCAGAGATGTAGCTGGCCTCGTTTGGGCCCTTTAAATGCCGGGCACGCTTCAGATGTTCTTCTGTAAATCACTTCAGCAAAAGAAAAGCCAACGTAACGCAATGCATTCTGGGCGACTAATGCTGCTCCAGAATATGAATTGGCCTCGCTTGGGCCGGACGACCTTGTTTCCTGGGCCTGGATACCTCCGTCTCTAATTTGACATGTGTCTCAGTGCCCAGAAGACCTTTGGGTCATGGCCTAGCCTGCACTGCATCGTGAGGAGGCGTGTTTCCGATACAGAGGAACAAATACGAAAAGGGGCGTGGCCTTTCTTACGACATCACCGAGCCACCCCACGCTAAAACACTGGACCTCGGAATTGTTTCCCGGGATGTGGTGAaagggtgggtgtggggggggggggcatctttaCCTTCTTTGTTACACCTTGCTGACCTCACTGCATCCCAAGATTTAAGCCTTAATCCATTTTGCTGATCCTGCAGAAAGATGTTAGATCATTGTCCATTGCTTTTCCTGTAGGAAATAGCTATGAAATTAGCTGAACCATCACATTAGAACACAAAGGGCTTACAAAACCCTTTAAAATTATCCATTATAATATGCCTCATACATATAATTTAGCTTGTGTTGATTCTTGTATACTATTTGCATTTAATGTATAAATAATGACGCTTATAAAGACCGATATGGGTATTCCCTGATTTAAAACGTTAGAGGGGATTAAACATCGATCCTAAGGTCCCCTTCCCAGTCCGTTCGAGCCGCTTTATAAGTCTTCTGCGCTGTTGCCTCCTCGCCTGGGGGGTGCAGCCGTGACTTACATGGTCCTTGGCTGCTCTCCGAATCCCTCAATGATCTGCTGGCTGCCGAAACGGAGCCACCGTTCTCCACAATGGGACCCCTGCCGCGGTTTAATTTCCCGTGTCTGCACTCGCTCAGTGCCTCCGTATTGCTCTCGCTGCCCCCCGCTGGAGAGAAATCGAAGGGCCGGGACGCGAGCTCCGCGGGCTAATGAGACGGCGGCCCTGAGGACGAGCAAATGGCTGTAATCCCTCCGACTGTAGTGAATAGAGAGTCTGTCAGGCGAGCGGTAGGTTTATATCATAAACCGCTCACAGACGCACAAATCACGGCCTATAGCTCGGCACCAGTCTGCTATATTACCTGCGTGGACACTGTATTTTGCAGGTCAGAGGCGGTGAAGGTAATCCGTTCGGGAAAAATGCTCACAGCTCTGCAAGACGGGGTCTTCCTCTCATACCACGAGCGTACCATACATAAACAACATGCTGCCCGATCACTTTCAGCGAGCTTATGACCGGGGTGACTTTGTGATCACTCAGAACCTACAGCTGGGGATCTGTAGGGCGTGTGGGGTCCTTAATGAACTCCAGCAGCCTCGTAAATCCTGGGGAAAATAGCAGAAAACAGGGTGTGGGGGAACAGTGTACCCCACCACACAGCCATTGTCCATGAGGGACCAGGATTAAGTTCATGGGCTTGTAAGTCACATCATGGGAGCGACTTATGCATCTGATCACAGTTCTTATGCAGAATCACTCCAATCAGAATGGAAGCtctgaataaaataaatgccAGATAAGTAAATAAACTGAATCCTTTGAACTTCCAACTACATTCTGTTTAATAAAATACAAGTTAGCTGAAAAAGacttttttgttataaaaaatgACACCAAATTATAACACAATTTACGAAAATAATCAATCACAGAGCAACAAAAACGAATAACCACAAGATGTCAGATGCTGAGATCAGTAAGACGAGATCGTCGACAGTGTCTTTCGTGCAGCTGGGGGGACTGCAGAAATGTCACGTTTCTGTCGTCACCATGACGCCTGTGGAATGTTTGCATGCTGCGTTGCTGGCGATGACAGCAATACTGGGTTACCATGGTTACAGCCAGGGCCGTGGGTGCCACACGGCTGACAATCTGTACAGGTTGTCGCCAGAGCGGGATGCGGCCGGATGAGAGCCGGCCCGCCAGCTGAAAAAGGTCCGGGGGTGGCTGTAAGGCGGGGGCTTCCGGGGCTTCATGCTGAAGCAGGGGAATGTCACAGGGGGAAGCACCAGTGCCACAGGCCTCAGGATCTCCAGCCGAGCCCTGGGCCTGGGTATAGGAGGAGCTCTCGGTGCTGGCTGGCTGGAAGCAGTGGGCTTGCGCTTGCTGGCAGAAGTTGTGATCACTGTGATGTTTTTCCACTGCTGGCTGGAGCTGCCTCTAGAGGGCAGCATCCCTGGAAGGGACCTACATGGAGGCTTGGGTTTACCGGGCTCTCCACTTGAGCCTTTCACTCCAGAGGAGCCTTGCAACTTCACACTGGGGGTCCTGTTTGTCTTGGCTTCCCGGCTCAGGAATTCCTCTATGCAGGACTGGCTGTAGATGGGTCCTTGGGAGCGGTGTGGCCTACGGGCCACTACTGTCTCCCGGGGCAACATGCGCCTCTCCTTTCGTGGGAGCTGGCTCGGTGAGACCCCCCCCAGCAGGCCCTTGGCAGCCGCCCGAGCCAGCACCTCCTGCACCGTCTCTCTCGCCTCAAGGGTTGGCTGTGATGGGGGAAGTGAGACCAACAGTCAGGGGATGGCAAGACCTGATATGGGAAAGCGACGTTTCAGGGTGAAATTGAAACAGCTCTTAGCGACAGTAAGCTGGGCTTGCTGAGTGCACACAAGCTCAGGTGTAACAAATCACTGGGAAAAGTTGCTAGCAGGCAAATCTCGACTTACGTAAAATCAACTTACATAAAATCCAGCCTTATGCAAAAAAATATCCAAGTTTATGAAAATTTTGCCATTCCCCTTTATGTAAATGTATACTTTGacttttatttaatgtgttcTTTAGTACATATCGctagtatttttttggctataAGGTGTCCTTATAAATCCGACTTGCATAAAATTTGACTCACGTAAGGGTTTGTGTAACAGATTACTTAAATTAGGTGATAACTGTCTGTAAATTACCCAGAACCAGAAATATAAACTGATGCCCTTGACTCCAGTTCTGTAAGTGGTAACAGCCCATTCCAGCTAACCAGAGAGAATCTCGTTTCCTTATTGGGGGACTGTGCCATGTTTCAGGAACTCAGGGCCGAGGGTCAGGGTTAGGAGCAGAGGTTTGGGACAAGGAGCTGGGGTCAggggtagggtgaccagataatccatgtcagggagacactttgagctacttcgggttttacaaactacttgcaaattgaaaggctcctgtgctcggctaaatagttcagctcttcttgtgctttgactggtttgtttccttgactgaaagactcatccagctgtttcacattagcattagtgacacatgcatgattataggagactgaccaatcaacacacagcaagagctgagtgctcaagtgaaatccaggtccgtttaattgaaatggtaatttacaattcctgtcctagctcagagtgtcctccctgacatggattatctggtcaccctagtcaGGGGTCAGGGATAGGAGCAGAAATTTGGGACAGGAGTCAGGGTTAGGAGCAGAGGTTTGGGACAAAGAGctggggtcaggggtcagggtTTGGAGTAGAGGTTTGGGACAGGGGTCAGGGTTTGAAGTAGAGGTTTGGGACAGGAGTCAGGGTTAGCAGCAGAGGTTTGGGACAAGGAGctggggtcaggggtcagggtTAGGAGCAGAAGTTTGGGAAAGGGGTCAGGGTTAGGAGCAGAGGTTTGGGACAAAGAGctggggtcaggggtcagagTTTGGAGTAGAGGTTTGGGACAGGGGTCAGGGTTAGGAGCAGAGGTTTGGGACAAAGAGctggggtcaggggtcagggtTTGGAGTAGAGGTTTGGGTCAGGGTTTGAAGTAGAGGTTTGGGACAAGGAGctggggtcaggggtcagggtTAGGAGCAGAGGTTTGGGACAGGGGTCAGGGTTAGGAGCAGAGGTTTGGGACAAGGAGCTGGGGTCAGGGTTAGGAGCAGCGGTTTGGGAAAAGGAGctggggtcaggggtcagggtTTGGAGTAGAGGTTTGGGTTAGGGGTCAGGGTTTGAAGTAGAGGTTTGGGACAAGGAGctggggtcaggggtcagggtTAGGAGCAGAAGTTTGGGACGGGGGTCAGGGTTAGGAGCAGAGGTTTGGGACAAGGAGCTGGGGTCAGGGTTAGGAGCAGAGGTTTGGGACAGGGGTCAGGGTTAGGAGCAGTGGTTTGGGACAAGGAGCTGGGGTCAGGGTTAGAAGCAGAGGTTTGGGACAAGGAGCTGGGGTCAGGGTTAGGAGCAGAGGTTTGGGACAGGGGTCAGGGTTAGGAGCAGTGGTTTGGGACAAGGAGCTGGGGTCAGGGTTAGGAGCAGTGGTTTGGGACAAGGAGCTGGGGTCAGGGTTAGGAG contains the following coding sequences:
- the LOC111833097 gene encoding amyloid beta precursor protein binding family B member 2-like isoform X5 translates to MAERKNAKAVASGSAQAGADVPLQAEFPTPKTELVQRFEVLYLGMMPVARPIGMDILNGAIDSLMSSSGKEDWTPVILNVADATVTIMKEKDDEEVLVECRVRFLSFMGVGHDIHNFAFIMDSGSRHFECHVFWCDPNAGSVSEAVQAACMLRYQKCLVARPPPQKACSTAPPSDSVTRRVTTSVKRGVLSLIDTLKQKKPVPELPQ